In the genome of Motacilla alba alba isolate MOTALB_02 chromosome 15, Motacilla_alba_V1.0_pri, whole genome shotgun sequence, the window AAGTGCTAAGGATCAGCAACCCTAAATTAAAGAGCAATGCAAATCAGTGGCAGAAGAAACACTCACCTTGTGCTTCAAAAACGTCAGCCACATTTTTTCAAACACCTGTTTGTGTGCCTTAAAACAGAATTGCAAACAGTGAGTTAAACACACTGGTACAGATAATGCTCTATTTTAAGCAGACAAAATTTCGATTCTAATGCACCAAATGAACAGTTACCTGCAGCTTTGAAAATTTCAACTCCTCACGGTTATctaagaagaaaggaaaaccagatgTTGAACTTGAAATGGATATTCAAAAAATTAAGACGACCCTTTTTAACTTAGCCCTTTGATGCTCTAAAAACTTGGGCTGAAGTACTTAATTTGATACAAGGCCATAACAGACCCCCCTGTAGACTGAGGAATGTGGGTTTTGGATACTGTTTAGAATCACAGTCAtcaaagaagcagaaattctTCATCAGCAAacaataaacataaaaataaagtcTTTACACACTAGAAATCTTAacctgattttccttttcacacaCAGTTTATCATGCAGAGTTTACTAACCTTGCTTGACCATAAATTTGACCATCTCAGACTCTTTGTTTGGCATGTTAATAGGTGAGATGAGGGAAAATACATTCTGCTGGTAAAAAGGCAGCGGCCTCTGAGGAAAAAAGCATATAAACAAACATGAAGCAACTTCCACATCAGATGGCAAGATGCTGGGATTCAATATTGCTCTGTTTCCAAGTACTGAATatatttaggaaagaaaaagggaaaatgataGCTAAAAACTACATAAATAAACTACACACAGGTATATTCTCTGTTGCAGCCTCAGCCTGGAGTACTACTTATTTATCCAACATGAAACCTTTCTCTGCACTTACTCTGGTTTAACAAAACTGGTGGATCCAATGAAGGAAACAGGTTCTTCCTCTGCACCAGagtaaaaagaattaaaattctcTGTGTATCACCCAAGCTGTGAAGATTTGGATAAAACAGAAGCTAGAGCTTAGACCAGAAAGAACAGTATGTGTCTTGAGTAAAGCCACTCTTGGCATACtgacacatattttaaaaaaattcaatgcCTCCAGTGGGCACACTCATTTCTCTAGCCTCCAAATATTTCCATATACTACTAACTCCTCCCTGCTTCACACACAAGATACacaacccagagcagctcatccAGAGCCACCTGAGCAGTAACAATTTGTTACCTCCTTTGTCTTCTGCATGACCTGCCCGATGCTGGCAGTGACAGCCTTCATGACAAAGTACCGCACGTCGTCGTACTCCAGGTACTCCTGAAAGCGGGAGATCAGCAGTGAGGCGTCCTCGGTGGTGGGGAGCAAACCATCAACGACCACCTAACAAAGGGTTTGGAAAGAAGAGCAACAAGTCGGTCTCTCACAGCACTGGAGCACAGAGTGATACAGCTGAGGGCACATGAGTTCCTGTGCCATCAGGTCACTGACAGGAGGGGCTTTTCAGTTCCGCTGCTTACCTTAAGAAGGTCACATGGAAAAGTTAAAGTTCCCTTCCACTCTATTTTGATCAATGGATATTGTGCCTCCAATTCGACAAACTTCATGAGCGTGCAGAGTGCcagctcctttaaaaaaatagaaagcaacatcacaaaaaaaaccaataaaaaaacCACCTAAACAAGAACACCAGGGGTCAAACCCAAAGGAGGCACCTTCAAGAGGAGGaagaatgaaatattatttcctgAGAAAGCTGCATGCTCGCTGCTGGTGAGCAGAGGTGAGTCAGAGCATCAGAGCTGTctcacagcactgcctggccTCCCACACTGAAATGCTGGGCGAGAGCCCCAAGGGACCCCCGTGAACCCCCCGGGGATCAGCAGCGGGCTCAGGACCCACCTTGACCTGGAAGGCGTCGTGCCCCATGAGCTCGCCCAGGCAGCCCACGCAGTCCCTGTAGCGGTGCCGCATCCATATCCTGTACTTGTCCTCGGCGCTGCAGCTCTCTGCGAGGGACAGACACGCGCACACAGGCGGGGCTCGGGCAGGGCCGCGCCTGGCCCGGCCAGCGCCGCGGGCCCCGCTCCGCGCTCACCGCCCAGAGAGGCGTCCTGGTCGGGCAGCGGCCCCACGAACAGCTCCCGCCGCTCCAGCAGCGCCCCGAACAGCCGGCTGCAGGTCCTGGCGGCGCTCACGATGTCCTCCGGCTCCTCCTGGCCCTGAGGAACAGCGCGTCAGAGCGgcggcccggccgcgctgcccTCCCTCcgcccgctgcccccgcccggcccggcccggcccggcccgcacCGCCAGCGGCTCCAGGAGCTCGAAGACGCGGTTGGCGCTGCAGCGGCTGCCCAGCACGGCCTCCAGGCAGGCGGCGAGCGCGGCCTCCCGCGCCATGCTCGCAGGGgacggaggaggaggagccgcggccgctccgcccgcaggcggggccggcagcggggcggggatcgggatcgggatccCGCCACCCACACCGCTCCTCCCGGCAACCCGGTACAGAAGGCAGGGAGAGGCGGCGGTATAAAAATGTACACTTTATTACACCTTCAGGTAGGATACAGCACTATTCCTTATCATCCTACTGGGTCGAGTACAAATGTTCATCACTTATGTACAGGTTGACTTCCTAACACACTCCTGGGAGAAAGACACATcgaaaggaagaaaaaagaaaattgaaggaaaaaaaaatatggtgaCTTTTTATCTTCATCAACTGACCTAAACAAGAAACAATCGCCTCTTTAGACACCAAATCAGACCGGCACAACAACGTAGCCAACAGCTCTCCCACTGCTGGGACTGTTCCCCCCCACCCCGACCTTCATGCACATCATAGAAGCTAAACACTTAAAAGTAAAACTGGGGCTACCTAAGCAATATTTTTGGATAAGCAAGGCTATACTGTACACAGTGTCACTATCCATTACCACTGCatctgctttgcattttaaactactctgctgtcagcagtgccagctctctGGCTGGCAGTGAAGTTTAGGGGATGGCACACGCCAGGGGTTAGCAGGGTCAGGGGAATACTACTGCATGcaaaaacagcttaaaaaaaaacaaaatgcccTTGTATTTGTACACCTGAGGGTCCAAGAAAAAAAGTATGCAGGACAAAAGAggtataaaatagaaaaatcaggAACGCTGCCTGAGCCAATGCTTACATTTGTGATCTGAACAGAATTGGCTGTACCTATCCCAACTAACACAGAGGAGCTGGCTGAGAATTCTTTCTTGTTTAAGCCATGTGGATTGCCAGGTACCAACAAGTGTGGACATACAgatgtaaaaacaaaatatatgcTTTTCTTGCCCTTAAATAGGCTCCTTTCCTAAAAGAGTAAAAAGatcacagaatgaaaaaataattttaaaaccacCTCAGAAAAGGAATGTTGTAATTTTGTCTGGATTTTACACATTGTGCAGTTTTATGgccaaagtaaaataaatcccTTCAAGCCACCCTGGGCTTTTTGATTCCTCATTCAGTGCTGTTTGCAAAGTCAGTTATTCATTGTATGCAAGAAAAGTAAAGAAACCCCCCACAGTTCTATgcagctttttgcttttttttttttctccataacaATAAGGCAAACTGATTTGGAGGAAGAGGCCACGCTCTATTCACATCCAAAATACCCACCTGAAGATACATTCATTGTTAGCTTTAGTAAAATAGTACAAAAGTTAGATCTTACTCTTTACACAGTTGAAGAATTAAGTCTTAGATTTAATTTCACTattctccccttcccccagccccc includes:
- the NOC4L gene encoding nucleolar complex protein 4 homolog, whose amino-acid sequence is MAREAALAACLEAVLGSRCSANRVFELLEPLAGQEEPEDIVSAARTCSRLFGALLERRELFVGPLPDQDASLGESCSAEDKYRIWMRHRYRDCVGCLGELMGHDAFQVKELALCTLMKFVELEAQYPLIKIEWKGTLTFPCDLLKVVVDGLLPTTEDASLLISRFQEYLEYDDVRYFVMKAVTASIGQVMQKTKERPLPFYQQNVFSLISPINMPNKESEMVKFMVKQDNREELKFSKLQAHKQVFEKMWLTFLKHKLPPGLYKKVLVILHDSVLPYMNEPTLMMDFLTVAYGIGGAISLLALNGLFILIHQHNLEYPDFYKKLYSLLDPSIYHVKYRARFFHLTDLFLSSSHLPAYLVAAFIKRLARLALTAPPEALLMIIPFICNLFRRHPACRVLLHRPGGPADMSEDPYVMEEEEPSESRALQSSLWEIQSLQNHYHPDVAKAAAVLNQSLSEMEDDISGLLELSASELFDREVKKKAVDVPLEFEQVRGLFGKKNDIFAEHFSLD